From the genome of Biomphalaria glabrata chromosome 1, xgBioGlab47.1, whole genome shotgun sequence, one region includes:
- the LOC106062844 gene encoding uncharacterized protein C3orf38-like, which produces MLSESEKKLCGDILKLLPDEDLFSLSSTVTCRVVDVNSRKEAEKAVVAFTQSIDEFFKRRKISKDIILKYMYQNGLPVPKDAEKDRLASHIIQTTIRAAAYEQATPPPTNSNSSNCQISLPQPSMIHSPTNITVNLNVNYFNNTEIKATNPDQANAEGFVQWFYDMLNSYNPVLNKDHTHFGPQHFWENAQLFLSVNTKNSKVEDIANGNILVCERLLKFPMQDLILFLPNVSADGVKTKSDSHGLKLILVCGTLHVNNQCVGVFQQSFGLIRNPLSPDIWKIKITCLKMDELTPLASPRLQDCLEISAIEQHTVKALEQAMLS; this is translated from the exons ATGTTATCTGAGAGTGAGAAAAAGCTTTGTGGAGACATTTTGAAACTTCTTCCTGATGaggatttattttctttatcttcaACCGTGACTTGCAGAGTAGTAGATGTGAATTCAAGAAAAG AAGCTGAGAAGGCAGTTGTTGCTTTTACACAGTCAATAGATGAATTCTTCAAAAGAAGAAAGATTAGTAAagatattattttgaaatatatgtACCAAAATGGCTTGCCAGTACCCAAAGATGCTGAAAAGGATCGGCTTGCTAGTCACATTATTCAGACCACAATCCGAGCTGCAGCTTATGAACAGGCAACTCCACCACCAACTAACAGCAACTCATCTAACTGtcag aTTAGCCTGCCTCAACCATCAATGATTCATAGCCCAACTAACATCACTGTAAATCTGAATGTGAACTACTTTAACAATACGGAGATCAAAGCTACAAATCCTGATCAAGCAAATGCTGAGGGTTTTGTACAGTGGTTTTATGACATGCTGAATAGTTATAATCCAGTTCTCAATAAAGATCACACACATTTTGGGCCGCAACACTTTTGGGAAAATGCCCAACTTTTTCTGAGTGTGAACACAAAAAATTCTAAAGTGGAAGATATTGCTAATGGCAACATACTTGTCTGTGAACGCTTACTCAAATTTCCAATGCAAGATTTGATACTGTTTTTGCCCAACGTCAGTGCAGATGGGGTTAAAACCAAATCTGATTCTCATGGGTTAAAACTGATTCTAGTGTGTGGAACTCTGCATGTAAACAATCAATGTGTGGGTGTATTTCAACAAAGTTTTGGTTTGATCAGAAATCCTCTTTCGCCAGACATATGGAAGATCAAGATCACTTGCCTTAAAATGGATGAACTTACACCTTTGGCATCGCCAAGGCTTCAAGACTGTTTAGAGATATCGGCAATTGAACAACATACTGTCAAGGCCTTAGAGCAGGCCATGTTGAGTTGA